In a single window of the Eleginops maclovinus isolate JMC-PN-2008 ecotype Puerto Natales chromosome 6, JC_Emac_rtc_rv5, whole genome shotgun sequence genome:
- the LOC134865642 gene encoding uncharacterized protein LOC134865642, whose product MFLNYRRERNFHIHQRSTQTIIIIRDQHRPSSSSPEINTDHHHHQRSTQTIIIITRDQHRPSSSSPEINTDHHHHHQRSTQTIIIITRDQHRPSSSSPEINTDHHHLHQRSTQTIIIITFIIMLSLDYCLHSLLLVSILRGVSGEDLSPLQTEEFRSEGSTVTLSYRYSKTITANEYFYWYRQYPGEPPESILYISTTSTRLADSLKSDKRFSSKLSEGRNIDLQISSAAVTDSAVYYCAVQPTVTGNTNTLYKNTS is encoded by the exons ATGTTCCTGAACTacagaagagagaggaactTCCATATtcaccagagatcaacacagaccatcatcatcatcagagatcaacacagaccatcatcatcatcaccagagatcaacacagaccatcatcatcaccagagatcaacacagaccatcatcatcatcaccagagatcaacacagaccatcatcatcatcaccagagatcaacacagaccatcatcatcatcaccagagatcaacacagaccatcatcatcatcaccagagatcaacacagaccatcatcatcatcaccagagatcaacacagaccatcatcatcttcaccagagatcaacacagaccatcatcatcatcaccttcatcatcatGCTGTCATTAGACTATTGTTTACATTCCCTTCTGTTAGTCTCCATTCTAAGAG GCGTCAGCGGTGAAGATCTCTCTCCATTACAGACAGAAGAGTTCAGGTCAGAAGGCAGCACTGTTACTCTGTCCTACAGATACTCCAAAACTATAACAGCTAATGAATATTTCTACTGGTATCGACAATATCCAGGAGAACCACCAGAGTCTATTCTCTACATCTCTACAACTTCTACAAGACTAGCAGACTCTCTGAAATCAGACAAAAGGTTCTCTTCTAAACTGTCTGAAGGAAGGAACATCGATCTGCAGatctcctctgctgcagtgaCAGACTCTGCTGTGTACTACTGTGCTGTGCAGCCCACAGTGACAGGAAACACCAACACTCTGTACAAAAACACCAGCTGA